The genomic stretch CTCCTGCTAACTAGCCAAGCAGTCAGCCAGGTATGGGCAATAGGCCGGCATCCTCAGACTTGCGATTTGTCAGAATTTCTTACCTGGATTCCCTTGCTTTTCCCAAATAAAACATTACATAACTCCTCACACAtaaacacaagcaaacaaaaatggataaaaataaaagtaacattCAGCTTTACCCTCTTCTTTGGTGGTAAATGACTGAACAACATGAACTGTGGATTTCCTTCAAACATTTACATTTATTGCTATCAAACTTTGGTATTGCTTTATAAAACATAGCTGATTCTTCCGAACATTTCTTCTTAGGTTTTTAAAGACTTTACACATatgacttccttccttccttctaaaCCTCCCAGAGCAAAACCAAATCCATTTTACCATATTTAAGACACATACATAAAGTCTTGGTTTTTGTAATTCATATCTATGCAAAACACTAGATCAGGCTTAATTGATACTTAAATCTCTACTAATGAAAGTGTGTTTACTTCCAGACACGCCTCAGGCTAAGTGTTAAGTACAACACATAGGACAGATCTCTACTTCAACTTAGAGATATAAACACACCATTTTCAGTCAGTACTTTATATACTTAGGACGAGTTTTCATTGCCTCACTAGTCAAACGCATAGCCTTTCACCATCTTCTAGTTTTTTTTACATGCCCTCTTtaagacagcatttttttctgctgggaTTCTTGGTCACATTGTTTTATGAAGCAAAGACTCTTTGCTATGTTGTAATCAAGTGTCATTTAATAGAACTCCTTCCCTGTTGCATGTTTGGGGTCCAGTGCAGACAATGTGaggcagccctgagcctgacagcAGCACTAGGCATACTTTTCCATCAAGCCCGAGGTGAAGGCTGCGACGGTTCCCATCTGTGTCAGCGCTGGTCCAAGCCACTCCATCATGCCCGGTTGGCCATGGCCTCTGTCCTCAGATTCCCTTAAAGATGGGGTTTAAGGACACTAAAGCAAGAAACCGGTACAAGagacctcttttcttttttcttttttatcaacAACCACAGAGCCCAAGCTCCAGGAAAGTAGCACCTAATGATCCTCCATATGGCAATTAACTCTTCTTCGATTCACTCTTCACATTTTCTGCTAGATTATTTTCTCTCACAAAACCAGTTTCAAGCCCTCTTTACTGTGGTGGAACCAAGGTCGTGCTCACTATTGGAGATATTAGAAAAGTTTCACGCAGCTGTGAAGAAAGGCCACAAGACTTTGAATGGAAAACCATCCTAAGTCGGACTTCTGAATGACCCTTCGCTGCCTGCTGCCCTCGTCCCTGCCTCCGGCTACCAAGACCACTCATTTCAGTAGCGTCACATTAGCAGTTGGTTTATCTCTTCCTCGTCTTGGCTCCGCGCAGCAGCGCCCCGGGACGAgccggcggggggagcccggcgcgggcggACGCCGGGGCGGCTCCGTCCCCGCAGGACGGCCCGCAGCAGCCGGGCAgggcgcgggcagggggcggcgagacccgccggccccgccagccgggcgggaggcgccgccgctcCGTGCCGCGACCGGCGGAGCCCAgcggcccccgccgggccccggcccccgcccccgccccgccccgccccgggcgccccgcaGCAAGGCGggcaggagggcggcggggccggcgcgggcggtgcgggcggggggcgggttAAAAGCGGCGGCAGGTGAACGGGGAGGGACCGCAGAGCtccgcggcggcgaggccgggacCGGCCGCTCCGCAGGCGCCGCAGCCCCGGGAGCCGaggcgagccgagccgagccgaggcaGGTGAGGCTCCGCCGTGGCCCCCGCGTGCCGGGCGGTGGGGCCGGGGCTCGGGTGCGCGCATCCCCGAGCAGGACCGGGTCGCGGGGTCCGGGCCGCGGGGAGGCTCCGGTGCCGCCCCGGTGGCGTGCGCGGAGCCGCCGGGTgcagcggggcccgggcgggcAGCCGGCCCCGAGCGGcaccggccgcggggctgcgggcggggggctcGCACCTCCGAGCCTCCCCCACAGCGGCGTTTGCAAACTGCGGCGGAGAGGAGCCGTTTGCAGTCGGCCTGGCGCCTCCCGTCGCAGGGGGGTCGCGCCGGCTCTGCGTGCGCCCTGCGGGCTCGCCGGGGGCAAACCTGGGCGCGGAGGCAGCGACGGCACCGGAGCCGCCTCGGGGCATCGGGAGTGTCACCGCGAGGTGGGGATTTCGCGTGGTTTCCAGTAAGGAATGGTTGGCGGGGTGTGCGGGTAGATGTGCTCAGCCCTCACAGCCGATCTCATAGTTTTCGTAGCGGCAGACGAGCCGGGAGACTTTCCCCCCCTAGACTTGCAGCAGTGGTTCAGGACTGCAGCGTGAGCCCACGCTTGGAGCCCAGGCTGTTCATCCCCCCGGGATATGCACTTCAAATACTTTCTGTCGGTCTTGGTTAGCCTCTGCCTTGAGGGTTTtattggtggctttttttttcccattaattgAATTTTTTAATCAATACACAACAGATGAGAAAATTCTTCACAGGAAGATGCAGGTATCTGCTTGTAGCCAAGAGTTCAGGTTAAAGCAGAGAGCTGCATAAATTGTTGCCAGTCTCTGCAGAGAGAGAACATGAGGAAGCTAAGGAATTTCAGCCACCTTCTCAAggctgccttttttgttgttttacccAGTTTCACCTTTCCTCATCACAGTAAATCTCTAACCTCTCCCTCTTGCCTCAAGGCCTGTCTGTACAAGCAAGGCCCTTGTACCAAGGAACTGTGTTGGGGCATGTTAGTCTTTTAGTTGTGATATAACTACAGTAGGATAGagaagttctttttttctctctttctttctttttttttccttcctgttatgTGAGAATTGAATATTCTGGAAAACTGACCAGTGGTCAAAGCGGTGTTGCAAGGTACCGTGCTGTCACCACAGCATACACCCTGTTCCAAGAGAAGAAGGAGCTCTTATCCAAGGCCAGAGTGGCTTTCCCACACAAAGTTAAGCCTTAGCCACAAAAGATGATGGACCAGCTCTGCAAGTTCTTAGCTAGGGTTTCAAAGGGTTTTGTCCAGTTCAGTGATAGTTTCCAAATGGCTGTGTTTAGTGAAAGCCAAGTCCTGAGACTGAATATTGACTTCAGCAAAACTCAGGCCTAATTTTCAAAGGGGTTAAAGAGTGTATTTGGATTTTCAAgagtgggaggcagggagaaAGGCTGAAATGGAGCTTCTTTGAAGTTTGACCTCCTGTTTCTTTCAGTGGAGTGTGATAGCATCTAGAAAATCAACATTAACTCTTTAGCTGATGGCTGTTTCCTCTCAGCTCTCTGGCTCTGTTTAGCTCCTTTTTGGATGGGACAGAGATGAATGTGGAAAGGCAGGCCCTGCAGTGTCCTCTCTTGGTTACTGCTATAAAAGCATGCAGCCCTGAGAGAACCAGTCTGAAGTTTCTCAGCAGTGTTGGCAAAAGCAAATGTACTTCCAGGGATGAAGGGGCTGCCAAGAAAGAGAAGTGTCTGAGCTGCAACAGTCAGCCTTGGAGGCCTGCTGGAGGTGTCTGGAAGACGTGAGGACTTGTGCTAACGATGTCCAAGCAGTACTTACCTTGGAGGCAAAGAAAGCAGGAGCCAGCCAAGCCTTCCAGGGCTGTGGCACTGGCAAAGAAGGAATCCTATGAAAACCACTTAAAGCCAGATCCAGATGAAGTGGAGACTTCTAACTCATGCAGTGATATCATGCTTCTCCATAGCTTTGGCAAACCACCATTGAGAATCAACCCCAGAAAGGGAAATATCtcaaaaaagggaaggagagcaTAGAGGAGATGCAGGCAGGCAACTTTTTTGAAGATGTAATATACTTTCTATCTCAAGCTTTGTTGAGAAAAGTAACAAGGTATGGTTGTCCCATCATAACTATATAGAAGGAGATGTTTAATACGGTGTTCGAAGCCATCATCTTCTAAACATACGGATGGTGTTAATAAAAGTGCCTTCATTTGTCTTTGACTCTGAGTGAGTGTTAGGAAGTCTGCCAGTCCATAGAAGGTATGATACTGATTCTTCACCCCTTGAAAACTGACCATTTGGTGTCATCTTTGTGTCATGTTACAGgtaaaagaacacagaaaagaagATGGACTGGGGAGCTCTGCAGGCCATTTTAGGAGGTGTAAATAAACACTCCACCAGCATCGGAAAGATATGGCTCACAGTCCTGTTCATCTTCCGTATCATGATCCTGGTTGTAGCGGCAGAGAGAGTCTGGGGAGATGAACAACAAGATTTTGTCTGCAACACACTTCAACCCGGGTGCAGAAATGTTTGCTATGAccattttttccccatctctcaTATCAGACTCTGGGCCCTGCAGCTGATCTTTGTTTCTACACCTGCACTGCTGGTGGCCATGCATGTAGCTTACACTAGGCATGAGAAGAAAAGACGTTTCAGAAATGGTGAGAAGATTGATATTGAAGAGCTGAAAAATGAGAAGATACACATCCGGGGCCCCCTGTGGTGGACATACACCAGCAGCATCTTCTTCAGGATCATCTTTGAAGCCATCTTCATGTATGCTTTCTATTACATGTATGATGGGTACCAAATGCCTCGCCTGGTGAAGTGTAATGCATGGCCCTGCCCCAACACAGTGGATTGTTTTGTTTCTCGGCCCACTGAGAAAACTACATTCACTATTTTCATGCTTGCTGTGTCTGGGATCTGCATGATGTTGAATCTGGCTGAATTGTGTTACCTAGTGATAAAAGTTTGCATGAGAGAACGCAGGAAATCAACAGCTTTAAAATAATTCCCCCAGTACCACGATTTCCTAGCTCCCTGTTTTACTCAAATTTTCTTAGGTGCCAGAAAACAATCTGTAATATTTCCATGCtcaaagaaaaggacaaaaatgaaagatcattcataattttaaaatgatagCCTTCCTGGGAAGCTGCCACTGAGCTTAGTTTATGAGCTAATTCAGTATTTTCTTATCCACAAATAAAGAGAGTAGCCTTTTGGCAACAACTTTTCAAAGTATGTCTACTGCTGTGTCTCTGTTGGTGGGATAGGGTCACTTTTCAAAAAGTGGGAGTCGAAGGGCCCGGAGGAGCGGCCTCCCCTAAAGGAGAGGCAGAAATCATGAACACATTGCCTGCATTGCACTGGTCAGCTTCAGGGGCAAGCCAGTAACAAAGAGTTTTGATCAAAGTGGGATGAAGGATTTTTTTGGAGAACTTACTACTTGCGAAAGGCAAGAAGACAAAGAGGCAATCATGTTTATAGCAGGTGTATTATTCTTTCTCTAAGCATTTTAGAGAGCAAGGAAAACGGCTAGGAACACAGGCACTCCATGGCAGCACACATGCCACCAGCTCTACTGGGGACCAGCAAAATTTTAGCTTTTCAGCTCCTCACCTGTACTGAGGAGTCACCGCAGCAGGGCTAGCAGTGGCCATTCTCAACCGCTTATAACTGTCATAAGGTCATTGCAGCCTCCCTCCATTCAcaggggctgcagctgtgggaggCATGAAGtatattttttcattctcttgGTCAGGTGAAAAAAGGCTTGCTGCCTTGGAGAAGGAGAGACAGTGGGCCTGTCTTCCACCTGGTTTGCTCTCCTGCAGCATTTTGCAAAGACCCTCAGTGCAGTAGATTTTTATCTGATGAAGAGACTTCTTACCACTTTGCTGGGTCTCCTTCAGCTGTTTAtctttgaaggttttttttagtaaagaacaaaaaaaatgccTCATTGTTTCATTCTGTTTATTACCCTGGACAGCATGATATACAGTGGATTACACCTACCAGTGCTCTTTCCATCAGTCATCAGTTTTACGGAGGCTTTTCTCCACAAAACCTTCTCCTTGTACCTTTCAAGGGAGTACATCAAACCACTCCCCATCTCTTCAATATCCCATATCATGAGACTGAATCATCCTTCATCTTCTTACTGTATGTCCAGGAAGAATTACAGACACCTTGCAGAGCTaaagttgcaaagtgtcccaatCAGAAATGAGGAATAACTTGATATCTCTTAAATTTCACATTGCTAAGCTGTGAATTGTGCGTTACTAACTGGAAGAACTATGTGAGTCAGTCTGGTCTTGTCTGTCCACAATAGTCCCAAAATGTGTTCAGGTTTATGCTGTCATAGGCAGTTACACCATCACATATAGCATCACACGTCTCCCAAGTGCCTGCCCACTGAACCCACTTGTAGAAAGCTGACTACTTCTCCTCATTGGCTTTAATAACTAGTTTTCTCTTCAAAAGAATGAGCATTATCTCAGCTTCTCTTTTTGCATCCACCAGCTTCTCCAACACACCTCAGCTCATCACAGTTGGAGTAAACGAAGGTGCATTAATTAAGGCCCATGTCCTCTCAGTATGCCCTGGAAGCATAGCATAAGCAGGCTCCCGCTGCTGGTGTGCTACAACCCAGTGTTACAACTTAATGCAGATGAAAGTGTGGCGGTTAATaggggagcaggaaaaaaaatccaaacagcaTCCTCAGAAGCATGAACAAAAGCATGGAAAGTCATTAATAATGAGCTGAACTGGAAACTTGGTCTGTGAAAACATCCTTAATTCAACTCTAAAGAACAAAGCTTGGCACATACCAGGTTTGTGCTTGACAGAGTTCCTGCATTGTTCCATGTACAGGTACAAAGGGAACAAACCATCTACACTTCCAGTGCTTTAGTATTATATTTCTTCTGTAAcaacaagatttttattttcttctgaaaccaTAATTAAAGCACTCCTGTGGTGCCTGGGGTTCTGTCTTACTTGCACGTGCCATATATTATGTAACATGTTCAATGAAAATCTGTTTACCACAACAGAAAATGTAGGCGCCAATGCTACATTTAATAGCCAAGAGCTACTGTAAGCATTTTAGACTTCTGCAGCAGGTTAGTTTCCAGGTGGTTGCATTGCCTGTTGTCCTACAGACTTCATGAGCTGCCAGTGGAACACCACAAATGTGACCTGtactagaaatcagttctgctgTCTAAATCAGTTGTGTAttagcagagctgcagctgatTAATAACTTACCAGGTCCATAAGATAGAGATTGGTCTCCCAGTCTGCTTTTGAGTTTGACTGGAATTTAGTTTAGACTGGAGTAAGAAAATGAGATGTGCCAAAATTGATAGCACTATTTAATTAACTTCAGCTAGCAGTTTGGCAACCAGATATCATGAAGGGGACAAAGACAGAAATTGGGAAAGTGACTGCAAGTGGCCTTGATCCAGAGCTGTAGCATCCATGACAATAGGTCTATCAGGTTATTTACTGTCTGtgacatttcttttctgtttgtatttgaCTAAATAGCTGctttgtaagagaaaaaaaattcagcaacTTCATAGGAACTAAGCCCTTCGCACCTATTTCTGTGTGCTGCATGGCATGGTTGACCTCCTACAAATGGTTTTCATACAGATTAAAAGACAATGCTGTACTGGATTGTGTCTTTCCTTTCCTGAAATACACCAGAAATTTTTGGCACTTGGTTCCTTTTTGCAATGAAAGTTGCAAGGCTATTGACGACTgaagcagcaaagctgaaatcatgaCCCTAAAGGAGGTTGATTCCTTACCGTCCAGCGCAAAGTGTAGCCAGAATATAAGGTGTCAAATAATGTGATATCAAACTAGGAAGTATAGGAGTGGGACAAGCTAGAATTATACCTGAAATCACCAGGAATTTGCCATGGACTTCAAGGCTAAACTTTCATCCAAAACCTTGAAACCAAAACTACAAACATGcttggcagaaagaaaaaaaagaaaaaaaaaagcaaacttcgCTTTTAACCCATGCTCAAGTTTTGATTTTATTAGCTAGAGAAAGAAAAGGCCTTCTCATGGAAGAAAGActaaattaaaaggaaatcagGAGCCTGTATTTTTGATTTCTGGATATAGAAGTAACTTTATGAAAGATTttctcagacaaaaaaaaaatccttcagttaTTTAGCAGTTACCATGAGCCAATGTGCTGTGGTATTTCCTATCTCACAGCAAGAATATAAAAGACAGATGTTGTGGTCCATACAGAGAGAAACACTCCTATAGCATTGAGGTTCAATTCAAAATAGCAGCATCGTTAAAGTTGATTTTTTGGGTAAAAATTCTACTGCAGCAAATATGCAACAGTTAAGAGCACTTTAACACAAACAGCCTTGTGGAAATTAATCTCTTTTTTCCTTAGTCACAATTACCTCCCCTGCAACCTAGGCTAATATGTTTTACCAGGCAAAAAAATCACACTCAGAGAATTTCACTGTATTTTGTGGTCACTTGTTCTGCTGTCCAAACCAAAGGGTAGTCACTACCCTGGGTGTTAATTACAGGTTTCTTTGGATTTTTCACTATCATATTATCTATACAGTAATTTTAAATGGTTTGTTATGAAGACAGTGGTAAGAGTAATGGTAACTATTCAAGATGTAATCAACTAAGACTAATAGTAATGATCTTCAATATATTTCAGAAGCTACATATTTTTTACCATCTGACCATCCTGGCTTGTCCctgtcattttcttttacagaacaTGTTTCTCTTCTGTAAAGTTGGTCCAGCTCTGACCTGGATATTTTTCATATATGCCCTCCTAGCCACCCAAAAAAGCCTCTTTAACCTGGGCTTGGAAAAGCTTTAAGCTTTAATTGGCAGCTCCCCTGTCTGGCATTCCACCTTGGCAAACACAGCTTCACTTACCTCTGGCATGTTAGATCAGTCCGTGCTACCCTAGAATGCAACCTCAGAGTTGACCGTACGTTTGCAcgtctcttccttttttctgcacTGTAATCACTGACGCTAACTCTTGATTAATTTTATATCTGCCTGCTCTATGCCCATTGCAATCCATGGTATTTGAATAAGCCCATCTACTAGAATAAATCCTCTCCAAGCATGCTGCCAGGTAGCCAGATGCCTGCGTCAGCCTTTCTGGTAAAGGTGTGATGCGGTACCAGTAATGACATACAGTTGAAGGAAGTACGTGTTGAGTGAACTGATAGAGAACTTAGCTGGGCTATGAATCACTGCAGCCTGCAGATGAATAAAATTTACTGTGTTCAAATGAAGCTGCTTTGAATCTGCGTCATAAAGCATTGCTTTCACGCTGCTGTTTCAAACAACACTGTACACTGAGGGCTAGCGCAGAAGAAAGCACAAGAATGTAGTCAAGGAGCAGCCCAGTTCGGTGTTCTGCAGAGAACCAAACGGTATTTCTTTCGCAGCACAGCACAGTAGCTATGCTAATAAATACTGTTGTGTCTGAGTGCAGTCACACTGTCCCAAAGCAGGTAGCGTTCTTCAGTGGCCTCGCTGTGCTGGGCCAGCTTATCTGTTTAGATAAACACCCATATTTGCTGTCTTCTTTGCAATTATGGCACTACAGGCTTGTCAGCTGGGAAAGAAAATATCGAtcctaaaatatttaatttagaatCATGAAATttggttaaaaaatgttttgcagatcATTTTCTACTGAGGTTCAACCTTTAAGACAGCACATAAAAAATCCTCTCACATAAGTGATCCACACATTAGCAGGATTGCTGTACTTTCTTTTTATGGGATGACTGAAAATTTTCTTCTAAGTTTTCCATCCAACTATCAACATTTCTCTTGTCACAAGTCTCCTTTCATTCAAACTGAAATTATGATAGCAGTCCTAGTACAATCCCATTGTTCCCCAACTGGAACATAAAAGATGACAACTGTGTCTTGTTCACAGAGAGCAAGAATGTTTAATTAAGAAATGTTTGCTAAGATCATTGCAAAGACAGGtgcaagaaaaatataatttttaattattgtgCCATAAAGATTTCAAACCTATACTATGTTGCATCATTAATGTAATGCCTAATTATGGTTAGTCATGTCCCTGCCctaaatattgcatcttttcCAAGGACTGAGTGTTTAATATACAGCTTAAGTAGCTTCCACAATCAATTCatcacaaacaaacagaaacgAACTACACACTTAcccacacacatgtgcacacagagAAACAAACTGACTAAATCATTATCTCAATTTTATCTCTTAGAAGATTCAAACTATTATGACATGGATTTGTCAGGAATAATTTCTGTCTATCCCACAATAACAGCTTTCATATATAGCAGTAAAATAGTTATTAATGACTCATTGTCAAAATGTGAGGATCGACCAAATGGCATAAACTGTATGCAGCTGGAAGGAGCTGCAAGTACATGTGAGGAGAGGATTAGAACTCTTAAGATCTTTATCAGTAGGAGAAAAGGTTTAACAGAAGTAGTTTGGGAAGCTGAGAAAGACTAAATGCCACAGTTGAGAAGGATCAAGGACTTGCAGAATTGTAGGATGGAGAACTGTTCtgaagaaaagaacagttttgtAGAGAAGAGCTGGAGTTTGTAGCAGATCATCAGTGGAATATGAGTCAATAACATTATAGAcctggaaaaaaatatcagaCTGGGATGCATAAATGTCCATCaaaaaaaaacaatgtttgaAGTAATGTTGCCACTCTTTTTGGCATCTGCAAGTCCTTACCTGGAACTTACTTTGGGGTAATCTGTCAAAAAACATGTATCAGCTGGAGAAATCCAGATGTCAGGAATAAGAATGACCAAATATCTAGAGCATACACAGCACCTATGAGGAAAGCTTGAGAGAAACAGGTTGGCCTAGAAAAGTCTGAAGGAATACCCAGTAACactcttcaaatatgtaaaagacTGTGGCAAAGAAGATGAGGATTTTTCTCTCTGCATCTGATGGCAACAGGACAAGAAATTACAGGCTTATGTTGCAATGAGATGTTGGCTAGTCATTGCAAAAAGCTCTCTGTAGAGAGGGCTAAGCATTGAGTCAGATGATGGGCTCTCCATCACTGAAGGTTTTTAAGGTCAGGTTAGTCCAATATCTGTTGAGGATGATGTAGGTATGGGACTCTTCTATGGACAGAGGGAAGAGCTAACATCTAAGGAGAAGGGGACCTCAACTGAAAGTCTCAGTTGTACAAGTTCTTTTTGCTGAGCCAAAGCTCAGCTActaaatcaaaattaaaatcttGTTCATACAAATTCAAGGTTACATATCAGTGCAGGGTCTATCCATTATGATCTATATCAGCATGGTTCCTTTGTCCTTTTAACAATTGCAATAATGCATTTTTGGGCCATAATAAATTCCACCTGAAACACAAGAGGTGGCATTATGAATAAATACAACTGTGATTCATATAAATGAATTTGGTCAGGGGTGTTCTTTTACATTCTCCTCAGCAGAGTGGGTAAAGAGCTTCTGTTGCCTTGGTCTTGTATCTCACATCGACATGCCTCCCAACAGCAGCTAGGTTGTCTCTACAAACCTTCCAGTCTTTCCTGGATAAGCCACTAAATCCCAGGTCAATTTTCCATTTTGCTGCCCTGCGCTTAGCTGACTATACATGCAAACATTGGTAGAGATCACGGCAGCCTAGTCTTTGCCCAGCAGAAGTTTCACAGCAGTAGCATGTGCCATTTCATGCTACTAATTTCTTCTAGTTCAAAGGCAGATTCACATTGTGCAGCAGTCTGGCTTTTTGATAGAAAATTTCCCACAGATAGGCTCcgcttgtttttctgtttcaaagcagGAGATCTATTGCTGTTCCTTTCTTTGGAGGGTAGCCAATATTTGAGACCTTTGCAAACTCATGACGCATGTCAGTAAGGTATATTCCTGCTAAAATATGCCATATTTGTTCTTACCCTGAACACAATGGAAAAGAACATCAGACAGGCAATTTCCCTGTTTAGAAACTGTGGTTGTGGTTTGGCATTACAAAGTCTTCACTGGTAATACTGGTTTAAGGTATTGACACTGATCTCATCCCTTCCTGCTCATTCTTGTCCCATCTGGGTCTTTCTCCTACCCCATCCAATGCAGTGCCTCTATTCTAGGATCTTTACTGTGCCAGCACAGTTGTTTGCACAGCTGCACTGCACACTGGATTAGGTGACCGTTTTAGCTGCTGACgaaacaaacattttgatttgCTGGATCTGGCTTACAGGGAGGGCCCCTGAATTTTTATGCTGACGTGACTGTGGGGCAGTAGGCCGTGGAATTAGGCAAGAAGACCTCCAGGGAATTAGCAGAAGGGGTGGAGGGAATGGCCACGTCTTAAGCTGTATTGGCTGCTACACACATAATTTCAAATCACAGCCTCTGGCTGTATTTTCGTAAGTGGCTGCTACCAGAAGGGGGGGAGTCTTCCtaccttttccctctttccctgctgtacccttccctgctctcctctcctctctcctggcCTTGCTCCTACCCTACCAGCCATCTTCTCCCTTGCTCTGGCACTCTCCCCTCGACCCTTGTATGAGTTAATTTAACTCACTAATTGAACAGAAAACTATTTGAACTCtaagttttgctttattttcagccCAGTTAGTTTTCTTCCAGGTTTGTGGCACGCATTATTGTCTTTCAAATACCAATacttctcttttatttcttcatatttttggcAGTAGTGTGGAAAAAAAGCTTGAAGCCATGACAGAACAGCAAAAACATCATTCTTCTCAGGATTCTGCATATCCCATGTCTCTCTTTTTCAGTTCCTCCTCATAACAGATGCCTGGTTTGTACAGTCATAATTCTTCTGCTACATCTCACAAGCAGCTTTTGCTCCCAGGCAGGTGACTGAATGCATCTCACTGCTACATAAGCCAGAGCAGTCCAGTGTTGTCAGTGTACTAAGACACTTTTCACAGCTTCCAATGGATTTCTGAGAGGAAGCCTGTTCTGGTGCGAAAAACACCAGCCTGGGAGTCCAGTGCCATTCTTGGCTCTACCACAGATTTTTTTGTACACCTAGGAGAAGTCATTAAGTTCTCCTGTGCCTTCATTCCTACAAAAGAGCAAAAACAACCCTTCCTGTCACCAGTTCTTATTTGCTAATATTCTGTGCTCTCTGAGGTGTTTGTCAGTAGTGTCTAACACACAGAACACCAGTCACTAAGTGGCATAATAACAATAGCTTTCATTCGATATGAGATTAAACTACTACTCCAgtgtttttattacagttttatttattaattgaATGTTTCTAAATATTAAAGTCTTTTGATTTACTCCCTGTAGAAAACAACTAGAGGAGAAGAACAGACTTTACTGCCACTTCAAACTGTGCCTGCTGAGATAACAGTAGCCTTCCTTCAACATTTAAATCTCTTTAGTGCCATCTTCTGTGGCAGAGTGGCATGTCAAGCACAATTCTTTTTATTGACACAGAGTGCCACAACATGCTGGTCTTCTCAGCTCTTTTCTTTGTGCTGAATGCGTGGACACAACTGCTGTCAGCACTGCTGTGCCACATAAAAGGTCAGGTGGTTTGCTCACTAGT from Dromaius novaehollandiae isolate bDroNov1 chromosome 1, bDroNov1.hap1, whole genome shotgun sequence encodes the following:
- the GJB2 gene encoding gap junction beta-2 protein gives rise to the protein MDWGALQAILGGVNKHSTSIGKIWLTVLFIFRIMILVVAAERVWGDEQQDFVCNTLQPGCRNVCYDHFFPISHIRLWALQLIFVSTPALLVAMHVAYTRHEKKRRFRNGEKIDIEELKNEKIHIRGPLWWTYTSSIFFRIIFEAIFMYAFYYMYDGYQMPRLVKCNAWPCPNTVDCFVSRPTEKTTFTIFMLAVSGICMMLNLAELCYLVIKVCMRERRKSTALK